A single region of the Pseudorhodoplanes sp. genome encodes:
- a CDS encoding DUF1254 domain-containing protein — MKHQFLMLLAATCLLILAPVAFASGASSIRDRQVDAAIVRPDEETVSEAYVYLLGRLLMLNQERADIERGDRSYNRFIFEPLKAGSEAAGEIALHTAWIAVDDHIPVIIEIPKIDGRRFSVLIMDEWGSEIANINPQTFPLKPSGTFALVKAGSNVKVPNDATRIMLHSDKARLLGAIKVSGDPAQAEAIRRLMTIKTLFKPALAQKRAQRPTKAPILDNQTLIGATIFDNVELIIGDTLDVASNAAAMQEKARQVARYVMSSAGARQDVAATLLQVISGFQAYAKKSCGDKVALWFDGRCSCSNANWCRAAGNYSRFIERADTPLAR; from the coding sequence ATGAAACATCAATTCCTTATGCTGTTGGCTGCAACCTGCCTGCTGATCCTCGCTCCGGTGGCATTCGCCAGCGGCGCATCGTCAATACGCGATCGTCAGGTGGACGCCGCAATTGTCAGACCGGACGAAGAGACGGTTTCTGAAGCCTATGTCTACCTTCTCGGCCGTTTGCTGATGCTTAATCAGGAACGTGCAGATATTGAGAGAGGGGACCGTTCCTATAACAGGTTCATCTTTGAGCCCCTTAAAGCCGGAAGCGAAGCAGCCGGCGAGATTGCGCTTCACACGGCCTGGATCGCAGTTGACGATCATATTCCCGTCATCATCGAAATTCCGAAAATCGATGGCCGGCGCTTCTCCGTTTTGATTATGGATGAATGGGGAAGCGAGATCGCCAATATCAACCCGCAGACCTTCCCCTTGAAACCGTCCGGTACCTTTGCGTTGGTCAAGGCGGGTTCGAATGTGAAGGTGCCTAATGATGCCACGCGCATCATGCTGCATTCAGATAAAGCGAGATTGCTGGGCGCAATTAAGGTGTCTGGCGACCCAGCGCAAGCGGAGGCAATCCGGCGTCTCATGACCATCAAGACACTGTTCAAGCCGGCATTGGCTCAAAAGCGCGCCCAGAGGCCGACCAAAGCTCCAATACTCGACAATCAGACATTGATCGGTGCGACAATCTTCGACAACGTCGAATTGATCATTGGCGACACGCTGGATGTGGCGTCAAATGCGGCCGCCATGCAGGAGAAAGCGCGCCAGGTTGCGCGTTACGTAATGTCCAGTGCTGGTGCACGGCAGGATGTTGCGGCGACGTTGCTGCAAGTCATCTCCGGTTTTCAGGCGTATGCAAAAAAGTCGTGTGGCGACAAAGTCGCGCTTTGGTTTGATGGACGTTGCAGTTGCAGCAATGCGAACTGGTGCCGGGCGGCGGGCAACTATAGCCGGTTTATCGAACGGGCCGACACACCGCTCGCACGCTAG
- a CDS encoding HlyD family secretion protein yields MDLLLILIYVAFCYATFKIFRIPVNQWTLATATLGGIVGIALLLLVMNYNHPFSSNARIHFAVTPIIPAVKGRVIEVPVEANKPLKQGDLLFRIDPKPYQFAVDQKKAVLAEAEQNVKQLKAQVDQAAADSERAKAQFELAQQTYDRQADLFEKKVVAQAALDTASRNLETARQTLSAARAGEERTRLAYTSEIGGVNTNVARLQAELADAEYDLEQATVRAPTGGFVTQLALRPGMYTVAMPLRPVMVFVHDTPQDRRILAAFQQNTLQRVKTGDEAEMLFEAVPGRVFKARVSGVVDAIAAGQMQATGTLQDFGARLPGGRAVAVLDLVEDVAPYQIPLGSSGEAAIYTHYFHHVSLLRKILLRMRSWQNYIYMEGH; encoded by the coding sequence ATGGATCTGCTACTCATCCTAATTTATGTCGCGTTTTGCTACGCAACATTCAAGATTTTCCGCATTCCCGTGAATCAGTGGACGCTGGCGACTGCAACGCTGGGCGGTATAGTCGGCATTGCGCTGCTTCTTCTGGTAATGAATTATAACCATCCGTTTTCGTCGAATGCTCGCATTCATTTTGCTGTCACACCGATCATACCGGCTGTAAAGGGCAGGGTGATTGAGGTTCCTGTCGAAGCGAACAAGCCGCTCAAACAGGGAGATTTACTTTTCCGCATCGACCCGAAACCCTATCAGTTTGCAGTCGATCAGAAAAAAGCAGTTCTGGCCGAAGCCGAGCAGAACGTGAAGCAGCTCAAGGCGCAGGTTGATCAGGCAGCCGCGGATTCGGAGCGGGCCAAAGCGCAGTTCGAGCTGGCGCAGCAAACATATGATCGACAGGCAGACCTGTTTGAGAAAAAGGTTGTTGCGCAGGCCGCGCTCGATACCGCTTCGCGCAATCTGGAAACAGCGCGGCAGACGCTAAGTGCGGCGCGCGCGGGGGAGGAGCGCACACGCCTCGCATATACGTCCGAGATTGGCGGTGTAAACACCAACGTTGCGCGCCTGCAAGCGGAACTGGCGGACGCCGAATACGATCTCGAACAGGCGACCGTGCGCGCCCCGACGGGGGGATTTGTCACGCAACTTGCCTTGCGACCTGGCATGTACACCGTGGCCATGCCGCTTCGTCCGGTCATGGTTTTTGTGCACGATACGCCTCAGGACCGGCGCATTCTCGCAGCCTTCCAGCAGAACACGTTGCAACGCGTGAAAACAGGTGATGAGGCTGAAATGCTGTTCGAGGCGGTGCCTGGCCGGGTCTTCAAGGCCAGAGTGAGCGGCGTGGTTGATGCGATCGCAGCTGGCCAGATGCAGGCGACTGGCACGCTTCAGGATTTCGGCGCACGCTTGCCCGGCGGCCGTGCGGTCGCTGTGCTTGATCTGGTGGAGGACGTCGCGCCTTATCAGATACCGCTCGGCTCCTCAGGCGAGGCAGCGATATACACGCATTACTTCCATCATGTCTCCCTGCTGCGCAAAATCCTTTTGCGGATGCGAAGCTGGCAAAACTACATCTACATGGAGGGTCATTGA
- a CDS encoding NAD(P)/FAD-dependent oxidoreductase, translated as MRLIDVAIIGAGQAGLAMSRCLAVLGIGHAIFDRGRVAERWRTTAWDSLRMLTPNWINGLPWQPYDGADPHGFMTRNETIAFLERYAASFGAPVFERTPVMSLAADGSAFRLQTPDGAWRARAVVVATGHCDRAFIPSIAGRLSVDIASLHSSQYRSPGVIPDGGVLVVGSSPSGLQIAEELRRAGRKVILSSGAHTRVPRRWRGHDIFWWLSRLGKFSQRASEVADLDAEIRQPNVQLAGRPDHSDCDLPLMQALGIRLAGRVDGVEGGHVFFRDDLAESVTSADQRMAHILAAIDRFDGRPTNIGNIDFRRVDLAANDAPHMLSLRNENIRTVIWATGFRRAFPWIDLPVLRQDGEIRQTGGVTAVPGLYTLGFRFQCKRDSHFFGGVGTDALEIAGHVARFLGASLRQAA; from the coding sequence ATGCGGCTCATCGACGTCGCCATTATCGGCGCTGGACAGGCTGGATTAGCCATGTCCCGATGCCTCGCGGTTCTTGGCATCGGCCACGCGATCTTCGATCGCGGCCGGGTCGCGGAACGCTGGCGGACCACGGCGTGGGATTCCTTGCGGATGCTGACGCCGAACTGGATCAACGGTCTGCCCTGGCAGCCTTATGACGGCGCCGATCCGCATGGCTTCATGACGCGCAACGAAACCATCGCATTCCTGGAGCGCTACGCAGCCAGTTTCGGCGCGCCCGTATTCGAGCGGACTCCGGTTATGTCGCTGGCGGCGGACGGCTCCGCATTCCGCCTGCAAACGCCGGATGGCGCATGGCGAGCACGCGCGGTCGTGGTCGCCACCGGTCACTGCGACCGCGCTTTCATACCCTCGATCGCCGGTCGGCTGTCCGTCGACATCGCCAGTCTCCATTCGTCCCAGTACCGCTCGCCGGGCGTGATCCCGGACGGCGGCGTGCTAGTCGTGGGTTCATCTCCGTCCGGCTTGCAGATCGCCGAGGAGCTGCGCCGGGCAGGACGCAAAGTGATACTCTCATCGGGCGCGCATACCCGCGTGCCGCGCCGCTGGCGCGGGCACGACATTTTCTGGTGGCTCTCGCGGCTCGGCAAGTTCAGCCAACGCGCAAGCGAAGTGGCCGATCTCGATGCCGAAATCCGCCAACCGAACGTACAGCTCGCCGGCCGGCCGGACCATTCCGATTGCGACCTGCCGCTCATGCAGGCGCTGGGCATTCGGCTTGCCGGGCGGGTCGACGGCGTCGAAGGCGGGCACGTCTTCTTCCGCGACGATCTCGCGGAATCGGTAACCTCCGCCGATCAGCGGATGGCTCACATCCTTGCCGCCATCGACCGTTTTGATGGTCGGCCGACGAATATCGGCAACATCGATTTTCGGCGCGTCGATCTCGCAGCCAACGACGCACCGCACATGCTTTCACTCAGAAACGAGAATATTCGCACCGTGATCTGGGCGACGGGCTTCCGCCGGGCTTTTCCCTGGATTGACCTGCCGGTCCTGCGGCAGGATGGCGAAATCCGTCAGACCGGCGGCGTCACGGCCGTGCCCGGCCTTTACACGCTTGGCTTCCGCTTCCAGTGCAAGCGCGATTCCCATTTCTTCGGCGGCGTCGGCACGGATGCGCTGGAGATCGCAGGCCACGTGGCGCGCTTCCTCGGCGCCTCCCTGCGGCAAGCCGCCTGA
- a CDS encoding OsmC family protein, which produces MNAHAKVPRPPLNGVDTPALLNTIGVVAGQPDLAKFRFKAENEWIAGTHSRSALYSFYGAGGDQAHKATFTAEGDHPAVLCGADNAPTPVEWLLHALATCITAGIGNIAAARGVKLTKVRSKIEGNIDLRGILGISDEVRNGFQNIRADFEIEGDAPPETLRKIVEQSRSRSAVFDVLTNGVPVTVSVKAA; this is translated from the coding sequence ATGAATGCACACGCGAAGGTGCCCCGCCCGCCGCTCAATGGCGTGGATACGCCCGCGCTTCTGAACACTATCGGCGTTGTTGCCGGACAGCCCGACCTGGCGAAATTCCGTTTCAAGGCGGAGAATGAATGGATCGCCGGCACCCACAGCCGCAGCGCCCTGTACTCCTTCTACGGCGCCGGCGGCGATCAGGCGCACAAGGCGACCTTCACCGCCGAAGGCGATCATCCGGCCGTTCTGTGCGGCGCGGACAATGCACCGACCCCGGTCGAGTGGCTCCTGCACGCGCTCGCCACCTGCATCACGGCCGGTATCGGCAATATCGCTGCGGCCCGCGGCGTGAAGCTGACGAAAGTCCGCTCCAAGATCGAAGGCAACATCGATCTTCGGGGAATCCTTGGCATCTCAGACGAGGTGCGCAACGGGTTCCAGAACATCCGGGCGGATTTTGAAATCGAAGGCGATGCACCGCCGGAGACGCTCCGGAAGATCGTGGAACAGTCCCGCTCCCGCTCGGCCGTGTTCGACGTGCTGACCAACGGCGTTCCCGTCACCGTCAGCGTGAAGGCGGCCTAG
- a CDS encoding alpha/beta hydrolase — protein sequence MTIHHFPHNLQSTGTTGSLVLALHCSGSVGAQWKPLRERLGAHHAVVAPDLIGTRRTGHWDGGEPFALADEAAPLIKTIDRHDGSVHLVGHSYGGGLALHIAAIRPERIASLTLYEPTAFHVLKEMGNAGSAAFAEIVQLASAIRAAAARGEFDGASERFIDYWNGEGAWRGMKPALRAQIADYIPKAGLDFAALCEEDTPSSAYARFRFPVMIMRGSASPRPALRVADYLVHRIAAAIRADLPGAGHMGPVTHPDRVADCFARHIESAPEAAFHGGSHALAHVGLR from the coding sequence ATGACCATTCATCATTTCCCGCACAATCTTCAGTCCACGGGGACAACGGGTTCGCTGGTCCTGGCCCTGCATTGCTCCGGCAGCGTCGGCGCGCAATGGAAGCCGTTGCGTGAGCGCCTGGGTGCACACCATGCTGTCGTAGCACCCGATCTGATCGGCACACGCCGGACCGGCCACTGGGATGGCGGCGAGCCTTTTGCGCTAGCAGACGAGGCTGCTCCGCTCATCAAAACGATCGACCGTCACGACGGCTCAGTTCATCTGGTCGGACACTCCTATGGCGGCGGCTTGGCACTTCATATCGCGGCCATCCGCCCGGAGCGGATCGCAAGCCTCACGCTCTATGAGCCAACGGCCTTTCATGTCCTCAAGGAGATGGGAAACGCCGGCAGTGCCGCCTTTGCCGAGATCGTCCAACTCGCTAGCGCGATTCGCGCGGCGGCTGCGCGCGGTGAATTCGACGGCGCGTCGGAGCGCTTCATCGACTACTGGAACGGCGAAGGTGCCTGGCGCGGCATGAAGCCTGCGCTCCGCGCGCAGATCGCAGATTACATCCCCAAGGCTGGCCTCGATTTCGCAGCACTGTGCGAGGAAGACACCCCAAGTTCGGCTTATGCACGTTTCCGCTTCCCCGTCATGATCATGCGCGGAAGCGCATCACCTCGCCCCGCGCTGCGCGTCGCGGACTATCTCGTACACCGCATCGCGGCCGCCATCCGTGCCGACTTGCCGGGCGCCGGTCACATGGGACCGGTCACGCACCCCGACCGGGTCGCTGATTGTTTCGCTCGTCATATCGAGAGCGCACCGGAGGCGGCTTTCCACGGCGGCTCTCACGCGCTCGCACACGTCGGTCTGCGATAG
- a CDS encoding response regulator gives MGQSKHISIIDDDYAVREATKGLLRSLGYTAVTFDSAESFLSSNELLETSCIITDVRMPGMGGLGLQNFLIENGYTLPILFITAFPDDQTRKLVLDAGASGYLVKPCDQNRLITFIEQSSQR, from the coding sequence GTGGGCCAATCGAAGCATATCTCGATTATTGACGATGACTATGCAGTCCGCGAAGCGACGAAGGGCCTGCTACGGTCGCTGGGATATACGGCAGTGACCTTTGACTCAGCCGAGTCCTTCTTGAGTTCAAATGAGCTATTGGAAACCTCATGTATCATCACCGATGTCCGGATGCCCGGCATGGGCGGACTCGGGCTGCAGAATTTTTTGATCGAAAACGGCTACACACTACCGATTTTATTCATCACAGCCTTTCCCGACGATCAGACAAGAAAACTGGTCCTCGACGCCGGCGCGAGCGGCTATCTGGTCAAGCCATGCGACCAGAATCGCCTCATCACTTTTATCGAACAGTCATCGCAGCGCTAG
- a CDS encoding potassium channel family protein — MLSQFLLGAVASICNIAVHSIFMTAVVRVGRRASACIRADSSVSLSGIMVAVIVSLMMAHTCEILLWSVVYKMIDAVPPDVQIVYFAFVNYTTLGYGDVIPVERWRLLGPMTAMNGILLFGWSTAIIFEVLLRTLTQMETLPASGE; from the coding sequence ATGCTAAGCCAATTTCTTCTCGGAGCGGTCGCAAGCATCTGCAATATTGCGGTTCACTCCATCTTCATGACCGCTGTCGTTCGGGTCGGTCGCAGAGCATCGGCCTGTATTCGAGCCGATTCGTCCGTCAGCCTGAGCGGCATCATGGTCGCCGTCATTGTCAGTCTCATGATGGCTCACACGTGCGAAATACTTCTCTGGTCCGTCGTCTACAAGATGATCGATGCCGTGCCTCCTGATGTGCAAATCGTCTATTTTGCATTCGTCAACTACACGACCCTCGGATATGGCGACGTGATCCCGGTCGAGCGGTGGCGGCTGCTCGGTCCCATGACCGCAATGAACGGTATCCTTCTTTTCGGGTGGTCCACCGCGATTATCTTCGAAGTTCTGCTGCGGACGCTGACACAAATGGAAACGCTGCCGGCGTCAGGCGAATGA
- a CDS encoding DUF1127 domain-containing protein, with product MNKAIATWPASALPRAADAIIRSIDFIRREWRVYHTVRQLDEMPDYFFRDVGMSRSEITSMIRHGDLDKTRHRRRSQGKKR from the coding sequence ATGAACAAAGCAATCGCCACATGGCCGGCATCGGCTCTGCCTCGTGCCGCGGACGCGATTATCCGCAGCATCGACTTCATCCGCCGCGAGTGGCGCGTCTATCACACCGTCCGCCAGCTGGACGAGATGCCTGACTATTTCTTCCGCGATGTCGGCATGTCGCGCTCCGAAATCACGTCGATGATCCGTCACGGCGATCTCGACAAGACCCGCCATCGCCGCCGAAGCCAAGGAAAGAAACGATGA
- a CDS encoding DUF4344 domain-containing metallopeptidase produces the protein MLLILSFPTVPVHAHELLPASSLKTNQFDYEYVEPKNPAHRPLYDALRMIQILEKFQEFLSPLRFPIKVTLKLRGCDGVINATFWDDAIQICYEYLEWVMQQAPKAEKMGLTPRDALIGPAVDVFLHEAGHAVLEVLEIPFFGREEDSADYFASYALLQFAKDDARRLILGASFLSGKEALEEQEKAPEMRLMADTHGLPAQRFFSRLCMAYGFDQELFGDVVTLGYLPQSRAKNCRYEYKTNEYAFKSLVAPYIDQELMQKVRSKQWFQFESSAAGGLEIKK, from the coding sequence ATGTTGCTCATTTTGAGCTTTCCCACTGTGCCCGTACACGCGCACGAGCTTCTCCCGGCTTCTTCACTGAAGACCAACCAATTCGACTATGAATATGTCGAGCCGAAGAACCCGGCGCATCGGCCGCTCTATGACGCCCTGAGAATGATTCAGATCCTGGAGAAATTTCAGGAGTTTCTGTCGCCATTGCGATTTCCCATCAAGGTTACGCTCAAGCTGAGGGGGTGCGACGGCGTCATAAACGCCACCTTCTGGGATGACGCGATTCAGATTTGTTACGAATATCTTGAATGGGTGATGCAGCAGGCGCCGAAGGCGGAGAAGATGGGCTTGACGCCGCGTGACGCGCTCATTGGGCCGGCTGTCGATGTCTTCCTGCACGAAGCCGGTCATGCGGTTCTCGAAGTGCTGGAAATTCCATTCTTCGGCCGCGAGGAAGATTCCGCGGACTATTTCGCGAGCTATGCCCTCCTGCAGTTTGCAAAGGACGATGCGCGGCGGCTGATCCTCGGCGCCTCGTTCCTGAGTGGCAAGGAGGCGCTTGAGGAGCAGGAAAAAGCGCCGGAAATGCGCCTGATGGCCGATACACACGGATTGCCGGCGCAGCGCTTCTTCAGCCGGCTCTGCATGGCTTATGGCTTTGACCAGGAGCTGTTTGGAGACGTTGTTACGCTGGGATACCTGCCGCAAAGCCGAGCAAAAAACTGCCGCTACGAATACAAGACGAACGAATATGCGTTCAAGTCGCTTGTTGCGCCCTATATCGACCAGGAGCTCATGCAGAAAGTGAGATCGAAGCAATGGTTCCAGTTTGAATCATCGGCTGCCGGCGGGCTCGAAATCAAGAAATGA
- a CDS encoding DUF3302 domain-containing protein, giving the protein MIGDPFLNYFALGILFFVVIVIFYGIIAIHDIPHIIAKSRNHPHQDAIHAAGWVSLFTLHALWPFLWIWAMAYRPERGWGFGSGGAADASESLIAELKDRVAVLERKLEGR; this is encoded by the coding sequence ATGATCGGCGACCCGTTTCTCAATTATTTTGCGCTGGGTATTCTCTTTTTTGTGGTCATTGTGATCTTTTACGGCATCATTGCCATCCACGACATCCCTCACATTATCGCGAAATCCCGCAATCATCCGCATCAGGATGCGATCCACGCCGCCGGTTGGGTGAGCCTGTTCACCTTGCACGCACTTTGGCCATTTCTCTGGATCTGGGCGATGGCTTATCGCCCGGAGCGAGGCTGGGGCTTCGGATCAGGGGGAGCCGCAGACGCTTCGGAATCTCTAATCGCAGAGTTGAAAGATCGTGTCGCGGTCCTTGAGCGCAAGCTGGAGGGTCGGTAA
- a CDS encoding DUF4242 domain-containing protein translates to MDLYVIRRRTAWGSASELQAAAERSGRIGNEQMADRVRWIRSYVVSEPDGRLGTICIYEARDADSIREHARRVGMPADEILPVRDTVVVRADPLAKNAA, encoded by the coding sequence ATGGACCTCTACGTCATTCGCCGCCGCACCGCGTGGGGCAGCGCATCCGAGTTGCAGGCAGCCGCTGAACGATCCGGCCGCATCGGCAACGAACAGATGGCCGACCGTGTCCGTTGGATTCGCAGCTACGTTGTCAGCGAACCGGACGGCCGGCTCGGCACCATCTGCATCTATGAAGCACGAGACGCGGATTCAATCCGCGAACATGCGCGCCGTGTCGGGATGCCCGCCGACGAGATCCTTCCGGTCAGGGACACCGTGGTGGTACGCGCCGACCCGCTGGCAAAAAATGCAGCCTGA
- a CDS encoding response regulator transcription factor, giving the protein MNKQKPNNAGEQQEIPPTIYIVDDDDAFRDSLVGLFRSVGLQARSFRSAKDFLEDKQADCSGCLVLDVRLPGVSGLDFQAELEKTGIHLPIVFITGHGDIPMSVKAMKAGAIEFLTKPVREQDLLDAVQTAVERSRIQRQHQKHLEDLKKKFSELTIREQEVFRLVAAGLMNKQIAAELGVSEITVKIHRGNMIRKMGAKSLADLVRKADLLNLGGSYPLTAKTTL; this is encoded by the coding sequence ATGAACAAGCAGAAGCCGAACAATGCCGGCGAACAGCAAGAGATTCCGCCAACCATCTACATTGTTGACGACGATGACGCCTTCCGAGACTCATTGGTCGGCCTGTTCAGATCGGTCGGGTTGCAGGCTCGTTCCTTCAGATCAGCAAAGGATTTTCTGGAAGACAAGCAGGCTGACTGCTCTGGTTGCCTTGTGCTTGACGTAAGACTTCCCGGCGTGAGCGGTCTTGATTTTCAAGCGGAATTGGAGAAGACGGGTATCCATCTCCCGATCGTATTCATCACCGGCCATGGTGATATCCCGATGTCAGTGAAGGCCATGAAAGCTGGCGCAATCGAATTTCTGACAAAACCCGTTCGCGAACAGGATCTGCTAGATGCTGTACAGACTGCAGTCGAGCGCAGCAGAATACAGCGGCAGCATCAGAAACATCTTGAGGACCTAAAGAAGAAGTTCTCAGAGCTTACAATTCGAGAACAGGAGGTCTTCAGGCTCGTCGCGGCTGGCCTCATGAACAAGCAGATTGCCGCGGAGCTTGGGGTCAGCGAAATCACGGTGAAAATCCATCGCGGCAACATGATCCGCAAAATGGGCGCCAAATCTCTGGCGGACCTGGTACGAAAAGCGGATCTGCTGAATCTCGGTGGAAGCTATCCTTTAACAGCCAAAACGACACTGTGA
- a CDS encoding HdeA/HdeB family chaperone, with amino-acid sequence MPRLLYVLSLLLAAETALAQADQNRTIQQYECKDVIRDSGANRDVAIAFLHGFLLGTSGGSSFNLATLHKQSDAFIERCLDNPKEKAVDAMSAVKQ; translated from the coding sequence ATGCCACGTCTGCTATACGTGCTAAGTCTACTCCTGGCCGCCGAGACAGCTCTGGCTCAGGCCGACCAAAATCGCACCATCCAGCAATATGAATGCAAGGACGTGATCAGGGACAGCGGCGCCAATCGGGATGTAGCGATCGCATTCCTGCACGGTTTTCTCCTTGGGACGTCGGGCGGATCCTCGTTCAATCTTGCGACTCTCCATAAACAGAGCGACGCGTTCATCGAACGGTGTCTGGACAATCCCAAGGAGAAGGCCGTCGACGCCATGTCCGCCGTGAAGCAATAG